The genomic interval AATATGTgcataaaaattctaataggGTATACTTcgaagtaaatattataattgaacCCTAAACTAGAAATATGAGCATCAAAAGTCTACTAGGATATATTTTGAAGGATCATAATTGAAGCCCACAATAGAAATAGCAACTTTAAGAAAGGAGAAAATTTACGCACGCAATAAGTAATAGAGACTTGAACCTCAACCTCAATAATGAGATAAAAAGATATCCACTATTTAATTCACAAATGGTTTGTCTTATTAACTTGCAACAAAACCATTATTTCAAACTAAAGATTCATgataatttacaatttactgattcttaatatatattagaatgaacgcatcattattttaaaattttgcttttcttGTCAAGATAATAGATCACCATCAagcattataaatttttttatgatgagaCTTAAAGAAAATAGAGTAATAGTTTAATTTGGAGTAGAGACTAAAAGAGATGAATTacaggaaaaaaatgaataaatttgtttgatttgagaTTATTAAAGTCGTTAACTAGGGTAAATTAGAAACTAAATAtgatatattgaaaatttcaaaaaatttcaaaatttttaatgatatgTGTTTAGAATTATGGTTAGGAAATGTGGCACTTTTTCCTTTATAACATGTAtagattttcttcttttactcACTATCCGATAAGTGAAAAATTGTGAAAgcattttttacttttcaattaTTGTAGTTAAAGACACCAACTTCAGTCAAATTTAGCCAACTGTTAAGTCTTTATCTTTTAGCTTTAGTTGAGTCATTGATAATTCTCCCAAATGTTCAATAGAATCTTATCACGATATCCAAATGTAGCTCCACTCCATGTGTTAATCGCAACATGATGACATTAGGATGGGCTACAAGGCCCATGAATTTGGACCTTATGAAAattacacaaaaaaattaagaccGTGGGGTGAATGAGGGGTAATGTTTAAGGTCTTTTTTAACATAGGATTGCGGTGAGTGTGGCTGTTTTACACTTTATATTTGAAGGAGTGTGACGGTTAACTGTCGGTGCCAGCCCGTCAAAACCAAGTCCATCAGGCGCGTGGGATGGAACAGCCTGGATAATTGAGTTGGTGAGCCATGCTATGTTGtacctaatttttttgagGTCCGCCCTGTACGGTCCATGGCACAAGTCCACATAAGGCACGTCGTGCCTAGGCCTGAGCCGTGCTAGCcagactctttttttttttttttttgtgggcaTGCCCATCGGAAGTAAGATTTGAGAACATATGACTTTTGTTGGTGATATGctataaacatatatttaaatattaaaaatacaaacatctgaattttataaaatattattatattaaaaataaaattacacaagttacaatatttttaactaaCTTTTTGAgaaatacatttattttatttaattgaagtatataaagaaaaaaattgtttacatTTGCATAACATAACACCAATAATAATACGAAAACTTAACAAGCAATGCtgcattaaataataattacaattcaattaaaatttgattaatatctTATAgcattataatattaattttatattaaaaattcaattaaatagaAACAGAACCAAACAttcttgaatttaatatttttaatttgagattcgtttatttaaataatatatagtacaataatctaattaaaaGTAAGACATAAAATTTGAAGCATGTTTTTTTAGTGCTTTTTCATGTACCATACTTTGGTCTATCTTTAATCATGTCGTACTTTTGCAGTCCATGTACCTAAACATCAAACCCTTGCTCAGCCCACATGCATATTGTGCGTTGTCATGTGCCCTACTAAAGTGTGCTCGTGTCGTGCCTATGTTGTACCTTAAGCTGCTCGGCTTATTTGGCCATCTCTAATTGAGGAAgggcatatatatatatatatatatatataactgatATATAAAACTCAAATTCTAACTTTACAAATTGCTATACAACCCGCAATTAACCCTTATAAAATTGCTCACAAAATCCTTagaaatttgaaagaataaCATCTCCACTCACAAACTAGTGGGGGAAAAAGTTGGCACTACTTATAAATTAGTGGATGAGATGATATATCCCATccagatatatattaatgtataCTTAGAAGAAGAAAGCGGTCTGCTGGAACTTGAACCAAAAATCCCAAGTTTAACGATATGTGTTTAAAATTATGGTTTGATGAGATAGAAAATAGGGCCTAATAGCTCcactatatatttaaaaattactaatatttgACTTCGTTAATTTCTCTCATCATCtccactttttaattaatctcaCTTATTTTCACACAATTACCTTTGTTAAAcaacaaaaagataattaaaatataaatacaattcCAGAAATCCTAGCCATCTTCGACCATACTTTCATCACATTAAGCTATGGCACCACTAGCCCTTAGTCATTGATTGACCCTACTAACAAGTTCCCTAATAGCTGCTGGCTGAAATCCCTCattatttgaattgattttaatgaGATTGATATGATAgtatcataattaaaataatatcaaatgaaaaaaaggtaaaaaataatttctgtatataatcaagaaattataaatacattGAAATAAacgataaataattaaaattggttAAGAATAAAGTGGCTAAAATtggaataaataataaagaatggTGAGTTAAGGTGGTAACAATGATGGAGGAAGTGGCTAGagtttttggaattatttttattaattatttttatattttaataagtataattttgaaaataagtgtgtttaattaaatagtgggGGCTGATAAGAAAAATTGAGGGGTCTAATTTCACCACTGGTATTTAAATTACAACACGGTGACATTTGGCTGGGTACAAGCACCAAGTAATTTGAATCttgtcaaataaaattaagagtgGTATATTTAATCCCCATAGTTTATCTCATTAGCCCCCAGttcttaattaactaaatttatttccaAGGTTACTCTAtccattaaattgttttatttaacagcctttatttaacaatttgttGCCAATAGTGGCACCatacttttgttttcttattgcGAGATAGAATCAGAGGAGAGTAAAAttggtttcaaagttttcaatatgaggaataaaaaaaaattgatattgaGTCACTTAAGCATCAAATTAAGCCATGAGTTTGCAATCCACGCAATCAATAGCTATAATCGATTATGAGCTCAAGCTTAAGCCTGACCACGCACAAATAGGATAAAAAGTTTAGACGCACAATTATAGCGTTTTGGAATTGCAGAATCATTCTTGAGAATCGAATGAATGtcataagataaaaaatgcAGAGCTtgcatcaaatttttaatcatgggTAATTTTCAGTTTCATCCCCTGAGGTTTTGGGTCCCTTCACTTAGATAGAATGTATAAGGGTATCTTCACTTTACACTCTTACTGTTAGTATAAAGTTTAGTTGACTGATAATTGACTGAATCAATGACTAAATACCCTTGCGTCAGTAAAACAATATCTAGATATGTACTAGGTATTAGATCATTCACAAATTTGGTGCCaaattatattaagatctcaataaaattcatgagaAATACACTTATCATTTGTTGTATCACcacccaaaaagaaataaatacatGCATTTGTCATATTATTACTCTAAATCTTGCCCAAAATATCCGTCTTTAACGAGATGTTAACCAACTTAACAACTGTTTATGCAATGAATATTCACAATTTAGAAACCAAAACATATAATCCAACTAAAATTAGTCATGCCAAGTTCTTAATTTTAGTAGCAGTCAGCCTCTAAAATCAATATCAAATGAATAATAACCAActaaaacaacaatttttatcATGGGTTTTCATGAtttgaagggaaaaaaaaaaacacacgcACCAACTATGTAGACCCACATTAGCATTATTGTTCAACCTCAGCTTCACTTTTAGCTCATCCCAACactgaaaaaaggaaaaaaaaaagtataacaAAAAAGGGAAGTTTCAGTTACCTGGCATGTGGCTCCATCGGAAGGTGGGTGGGTTCTTGGTCGTTGTCAGTATTCGCTCAAAGCCGTTGAATCAGTTTGAACTCTTACATCAGTTCTCGTCAAACTTGATTTCGATTGCTTCCCCGACATCTTATTCGTCACAGCAACGAATTCGCTTAATGCGTTAATGCTtatatgaatttgtttttcccatttgtaaagataaaaattaaacaaatcattattttttatttggtataAAAACCCATTGAACACTAACATGTTTCTATTATTACCTAGGGgacattaattgtttttaatttggtgTAAAATCCATTGAATACTAACATGCTTCTATTAATACTAGTAGACATAACAATGTTTCTGACATGTTCCTGTTTCCAAAGtgtaaaaattcaaaatgtttttactatttaataagttagcaaataattatttaaatgccCTCACATACTAAATATATACTAAACTTTATACTAACGGTAGGGGTGCAAAGTGGAGATACCCTTATACATTTTATCTAAGTGAAGGGACCCCAAACCTCAAGGGATGATACTGAAAATTACCTTTTTAACCATAGAAACTTGGTAAACCACTAAACGAGGgagaggagagagaaaagaacggtaaattttaaacatttaagttactattttagtcattttaagttaaaatgagaaaaataagagctaataaaataaattgagggGTCAAATATCAGTACTCTATAATTAATCAAAGTGGATTCGAACGATAGTTATTGAAGAGTggagactttttttttgtttggacaattttgaattatactattttaaaaataagttatgtAAAAATTgtccaatttaatttaagttggactattggcatTGTCCAATAACCTTTGGAAACCCTATTCTTTTTCTaccttattaaaatatttaaatataatacaaatttcTATAGGGTGAAGTTATTTGAGTTAACCAATTTTCCCTTTGAACCCTGAATTcaaattaagtttttgttttcaaaataatttttaataaaattactcaGCCAACCctacttctctttttctccCAGTTCCCCAATTTGAATGTagataatttaaacttttatctttcaatttcaaataaacattGACATTGTTTTTAACcaactaataaaaaatctaccataaaagaaagaatattaatcaatttttactaGCCATGGAAACCATAAAAGTTTCATTGGGTTTCAAATTTATCCttgaaacaacaaaatttaagatgaataaaaagaaaaagaacagtaatatgaagaaagaaataaaatttgatttatgaagaaaagaaaagaatcaatggataaaagaatgaaactgagatttcaaaatacataatgTGATAATAAAGAGAGAACATATAATATGaaagtagagagagaaaatgagcAAAGagtaattttgagattttaaaatttttaattacacatacatacatacatatatacatacatacaatGTATGAAGAGGAATTTAGTGAGTTCTAATAGTCTCAcccttttttaattcttataacACCATTCTTAATGACAAAAATAGCATTTTACTTAAAACTCCTCATTTTGAACCCCAAtctccttttaatttttatcaccATTCTTAAAGAGAAATTTAGTGAGTTCTAATAGCCTCACCATTTCTTAATGCTTATAACACAAttcttaaagacaaaaataacattttactTGAAACTCCTCCTTTTGAACCCcaatcttcattttttcattattcttcAAACCCCATATcagatttttttcattattttaaactCTTGCtcaaattccttttttttttcctctctctcttctatAATTTTCACGTCTCATGCGAATGATATTCCTTTCACTCACTCCATCATTTTTAAGACAActtcattatcattattattctaaatttcagCTCCTAGGTATAAATCAATCCTCTGTATAATGGCGCTTTGTTGCACGCCCAAAAATATGGGAGGAAAATAAACAATTCTTTTCTCTATGTGTAGTATCTATttggatttaaatttaatgtacttattaatttattttttatttgctgaGTCcctgttttgattttgagtagCGTTATTAGAGGTTTTGGGAATTTTTAGAATTGGGTTTTGCTAGTTACAACTAGGGTTGTCCAACAAACGAAGTGGTACAATATAGGCAGAACATGCGTCCATACAACACAGAACAGTACAAGCATGCTCGACATGGCACCTGGCATAGCACAACATGAACGTGGGCAGAATTGGGCTTAGATGTCTAGGCACTTGGGTTGCACAAACATGGCACGATTAAAGATAAGCTACAAGTCAGCACGTGAAAAAGCTcacttcaaattttattcataattttaattaatactaCAATATATCATTGAAgtaaatgaatttgaaaccaacaaaatcaaatttacaattttttttctatttatgtttaattgattttttaataaaattaatattatattattttaagatattattcaaatttaatttgaattagaaTTATCATTTAGtggaaatataataaatttttttaatatatttcaatttattgaaataatgttttttaaaataattagttaaaatattgtaatttgtctaatttaatttttttataaaaatattttataaaatttacatgttcaaattttaactatttaaatatatgtttataataGATCACCAACAAAAGTTTTAGCTTAGTGGTTTAGAACATGAAATAAAGGCATTTGATAATgtgattctatttttttattgaaaaaaaaagaggagttGGACTAGCATGACCAGGCACGGTACGGCACGACTAACGTAGGTTTGGACGGTGTTGTGTTGGCCCATTTACCGTCGTAGGCTTGTTTTTGGCACAACCCGTGAGAATATTATTCCGTTTTATTTAGACCTCCCAATAGGCTTTTTTATGAAATCTCAAAGAAGATTCAATATAGATtaatccttaaaaaaattatacacacacacacacacacacatatatatatatatatatatatattggagTTTTAGTTAGTTTTTGGTAACTTCTTTGATGATTGAAGAAAATGcatataatagaaaaatagttggtcaagaaaattaattgtgtcTAATATGTAAGGGTGGGCAGAACCGAATTAAATTAGAGTATGCCACATGACGTTTAGGGATTAGTTGGACCATACCAGAAAAATTCGATTCGGTTcgattttttcaatttcaatttggtGTTTTATaggtgttaaaaaaaaaacgaattGATTAATACCAAAACAGAATCGAATAGAAGTACTCAAAccagttttttaaaattcctaaTTCGAACCGAATTGAAATTTCAGaaatcaaaccaaaccaaatgaAAACCAAACCGGTGCCCACCTCTGCCAATATGTACGGgtttaattaaagagtaatgatacagccacaaactcttgtacaaacttattttgtacaaactgacgtggcattaattaattggttgaatgaaaatataaattaataaaaacaaatcatgtgggccaagtgatatttaattcaaccaatcttatcatgccacatcagtttgtacaaaataagtttgtacaagagtttgtggctgtatcattactcttaattaaatatgtttgtATTCTTTTATGTAATATCAATGAagtctaaaattataaaatactcaaagccgttttaaaaaattttaggaggGTGCCAACAATTCAactcaatcaattttattttatttccaatctacttaaaattcaaactcGAGTAACacgttaaataaaattactccAAAACCGGTTCATTCTGAGGCCCacattctttttaataaattacgtaagatattgaaaataaacaaaatattataaaacaaagaagaagcaAATGAACAGCACGCTGCAATCTACCCAACAAACAgcacaaaaatatattaaaaactaataatggTATACGGCACGGCAAACACCATACGAGTACTCACTATGCTGCCTTTTCTAACGAcaagacaaattttttttatgtcaacTAGCAGGACCTTGCGCTTGACAGGATCAATAATCTCTATGCCGTGGTAGCCACCTTCTTGAAAATGAGTCACCACTTGCATCTCTTTGTGCCCCATCATCCTGACGAGCTCAATCTGGCGATCGATCAATGGATCCCTATCACATCCGATCACCATCACCTTCCATCCTAGCAACCTGATTTGGTCTACTAACTTTGACCCACCTTCCACCTTTGGATTGCAATACTCATGATCACGGTCAGCCCCGATTGGTAACGCTTGTTGAGATATAATTAGTAATCTAGTAAATTGAGCAAGAAGTTTGAAGGGttatttagtttgtttttcaacGTGAAGTAAATGGTAGAATTGATGTTTGCAATGTGGCTTTGGAAATGTAAAGCATGATTAATGTAATCTCTAGAGTTGTCTATAATGCATATAAATATAGAACTCTGGTTGTATGAAAAGTAAGAAGACAGAAacgaaaaaaatgaattaagcAATAAAGTTTCAGAAATTTCCAACAAAATACTCtgttcttaaataaaaatttttctgCACTTCCGCTTGCACCCAACaaatttggtatcagagcttttCCAAAACACCCTCAAAATGACATCAAATAACCCTTCAAACTTCTTGCTCAATTTACTAGATTACTAATTATATCTCAACACTATCATCAAAATAACTCACCACATTGACGCCTTTTTGCTACATCATCTTTGCCCAGTCAACCTGACGGTCAAACAACGTATCCTCACTGCCCCAGGTCACCATCACCCTCCACCCTAACAACCTGAATTGGTCTAAAACCTTTGACCCACCTCGGGCCGTTGGATTGCAATACTCATGATCACGGTCGGCCCCGATTGGTAATGCCAACTGCCACAGTAAATCAGTACTAGATGGTGGTAAAATCGGTTGATTCGCCAACCTCAACTCCGACTCCGTCCTTTTGACCCCACCAAAGAAAGGCTTGAGCAATATCAGACCTCTGATCTTCAAAGGCAACAAATCATCAACTTGCGCCGCTGCTAGCAGTGCTGCGTGGTAAGCTACGTTGCCACCTCCGCTATCGCCCATTATGAAACAAGACGACAAGTCAGCGTACTGTATTAACCAGTGTTCTTGAGTGGTTTTGATCCAGTGCAAGACTTCCAGGGCATCATAGTAGGCCGCTGGCAGGCGGTGCTCGGGGGCAAGCCTGTAATCTACGGACACAATCACAGCAGGGACTCGGGCTGCAATATCTGAGCATAAATCATGGTAGATTTTTGTGGCTGCACTTAAGAGAATGAGGGCTCCGCCGTGGACATAAACAATAAGGGGAAGCTTGGTCTTGGTGGAAGAATCAAGTGCTTGACGGGGCAGGAATATGCGGACCCAAGTCTTGTTTGATTGGTTGACGGGGACATCTTTGGAGACAGCAATTGTGTGGTCATTTGGATCTGGTGTGGCTGCGGTGCTTGGGTAATTGCTGTAATCGCGAGTGATCGTGCCGTCGGCGTTGACGATGAACATTCTGTAGTTAGGTGAATCACTGGTTGTCTCAGATGGAGCAATTTTGTCTGATTGACATTTCTCAAGTGAGTTAGggctattggcacccctttAAAACGCTGTCAAAACcccttttgtttctttatatacaccctaaatttttttcaaaataatatcaatttttttcaaaataatatcaattttttgtaACACCATTGTTAATGATAAAACTAACCTTCATTAGAACTCTTCCTCATTAAACCTCAATCCTTCAAAATCACTTTGACTTTTGATCGAGTGGTTATAACCACTCTTTCGCAATTGTAAAAATAGTGGTTCGAACCcctataaaaatattgtagaggtttaattcttcttttatatttgaacaaagataattttcttctttttaaatttgtagtctaatgtaatataaattgtaatttgagtaataatctcatgtaattaaaaaataaaaaccaatccttccattttatttcttatttttgaaactcttttcaatgaaaaaaatggttcCTGTTGCACGCAATTCTTTCTATTTCTCTACACAACCATTGGCAAAAAGAGAACGAACCCTTTAACACAAACagaattaatgataaaaaagaaaagagtcaAACAAAGATTTGAATTAACGGGTTTAAAGGCAGATTTGTGAGGGAGTAATGATGGGTGAGTGTAATtcttattgtaatttaattttagtataaatttcctttgattttttttaaagaaaaaaaaaaaccaactaACATAGCCAAAATTTTCCAacaccaaacaaaaaaattgaaaaaagcaaattgaaaaaaaaaaaaatcccatcACAATTTTCTCATTAGAATAATCtcataatataacttttttttcttttaaaatattagagaaATCATTTGAACACACTAAACTCCTCATTGAACTCATTTACTTtactcttaaaatttaaaaaattaaattttactctatAAACCTACCTAAGCGCCTAACATAACCTTActagacaaaattaaaatataattaaaacattatttttgcTTAAGAACTCATTAAACTCACATATAAAACTTCTAGttaaatttgttatattttaaatagaacaaatatttgtttattgttttattctagcaaaattttttaatatcatctATGTAAATCTTCCACATAGTTTCATTCTCtgaaatataaaatcttatataaattaacttcACTATGTTATTTTCATactcttctttttcatattcttcctttttttttttcccactcaAATCTCAGACATTAATTTAATCACAACCATAGCGATTAAGGGAAGCCTTTGACCAATAcaaaagacaataaaatacaagaaattataaatttaaaaaatcagaaGCAACAAGTTATTagtacttttctttttctttttcttgtaagAAGCTTGACGAGCGAGGAATCCAAAATAGAAGCTTTAACAGGCAGTCGAATTCTAATTAGCCGGTGATTGTAAATGTGTTTATAGATTGTTTAGAAATAGATTTAAGAAGAGGGGTGCAGTCAGAAAGTGACGCAAAATTCACTCTGTTTTGATATATGCCTCAACTTTCAGCACCGCTAACATTCAGATACACTTTGCAGTTATGAACTGTAATTACGCCGTCAGTTGCCGACATGTGAGAAGTCATTTTCATGTAATAATGATCGGAAATTTTTAGCTCCCACCAAATTGCGATCCTCTGCTATCAGTTTTGGTCTTAATTGCTACCTCAAGGTCACCCCCACAAGTTTTCAaatattctcttttttattaatatattttcagatttatatatatatatatatatatatatatatatatatataactgcTACCTCAAGATCAGTGTAGGATCTTTCGCTAAACTTactaattcaaaatttctgGAATTCATGCTTAGTTATCAGCTCTTAGGTTAATATATAACTGAATAATATAACCGAATACAACAGTTGCCGATTCCCGACTAAATTATCCCCTAAATAATTTCAGTAGTTAGATTAAATGAGAAAGCATCCAACAACCATGAGgaataaatacaaaaagtgTGGTAAGATACAACTGCGGCAATGCAGCAGGACCTAGAAAACtcttgtatttaattttttttttttttagtatgtGTATAATAGAAATTTGCATCGTAGGTCTTTTATGCATATTtggcttttgaaaagaaaCGTTTGTAATACtctttgaataaaaataaataaataaattattttttaaaaaataaaaacctatAGCTATCTTTCTTTTGagaggaaggaaaaaaaaagtaatagttGTATCACGAAAAAGGCTTTCTTGTCTAAAGCAAATAATtggtataaaaataaaaactatgcCCAAAACATGTTCGTTCACCCACTATTACTCACTCACCAAGGGTGAGTCCGTGTAAGTTTTCAGAAATCTACGTACTTACTACGCAGGTCTATCTTACAACGATTCAAGTCCCATGAGCCTCAGAGTACACAAGAGCTGTTTGCATCTTGCCTGCCAGATTGTCATTCATTATTTGGGCATTGATCGTCTGATTCCATGTACGGCCAATGCAATCAGTGGTTACTTTCAGCGTTGTGTCATCCATAAAATCATTCAGAATATAGCCATTATTACATAGAGAGTAACAGCTCTTGTGTACTCTGAAAGTAACCAACATGATTTTCTATTAAGGAGATTTTTATCCCACATCAGCTAATTAAGAACAAATTTTATGCTAAGTATACAAGTTTGAAGTGATCCACAGttaacaacaaaacaaaacatctTCAGCTAAAAAAAGTCTCCTTCTAaggttctctctctctctctcagaGAAAATCTTAGAATGGTAGCGGAACTGGATTGTCATAATCCTTATAGGGTCACCCACAAGTTGGGTGGGTCGGGTTAATCAGGAATTGAGATCTAAGAAGGAAGCAGTTAGAGCGGGGACGCGTGCTgggggtttttttttataggtaAGGGTTTAGAAAGAGCATTAAAGAGGGAGCAATATCGGAGGTGCAGCTGTTATCAGAATAGTGGCAGTACAAAAAAGCGGGCGGGATCAAATGGATGCAGAGGAATTAATTAAGAAGTGCAGCTCCATCACGttggaagaggaagaagaggaCAAGGTTATTTATGAGggaatgataaaagaaaaaggggacATGCTTGCAGCTCGTTGTTTAATAGGAAA from Citrus sinensis cultivar Valencia sweet orange chromosome 9, DVS_A1.0, whole genome shotgun sequence carries:
- the LOC102608476 gene encoding carboxylesterase 1-like, with product MFIVNADGTITRDYSNYPSTAATPDPNDHTIAVSKDVPVNQSNKTWVRIFLPRQALDSSTKTKLPLIVYVHGGALILLSAATKIYHDLCSDIAARVPAVIVSVDYRLAPEHRLPAAYYDALEVLHWIKTTQEHWLIQYADLSSCFIMGDSGGGNVAYHAALLAAAQVDDLLPLKIRGLILLKPFFGGVKRTESELRLANQPILPPSSTDLLWQLALPIGADRDHEYCNPTARGGSKVLDQFRLLGWRVMVTWGSEDTLFDRQVDWAKMM